The Candidatus Manganitrophus noduliformans genome includes a window with the following:
- a CDS encoding CHASE domain-containing protein, producing MSIKNLNPLYKVNLKNQLYGDLKSKELPSDRAFLPGCVLFISLALTGLATWYVFSLAETKDRERFQNIVQRSQNAIAVRIDTYISSLRGTAALFTATGRTDRETFHSYISRLELQSHYPGIQGIGFTKRVPPDQVEKTVAEIRQEIPSFKIWPESPRDEYHTILYLEPQDRRNRAALGYDMFTEPVRRAAMERARDTGLAATSGKVTLVQEIDSEKQAGFLIYLPIYEPGAAPETINQRRAALNGFVYSPFRAGDLLVGIFGGETRPRVDFEVFDGPEPRPENRLYRSREADPDERRPRYSTTTRLNVWGQTWTLLFTTRPAFDLGSNRGVALPIFIVGSIVSFTLFGITRSQVKARAAADRNAAELETLNRVAISLSAETDLQKLVQIVTDAGTKLSGAAFGAFFYNLIDVKGETYTLYTLSGVPREAFAKFPMPRNTAVFGPTFRGEGVVRLDDVTKDPRYGKNAPYAGMPEGHLPVKSYLAVPVLSRSGTVLGGLFFGHSAPGRFTERHERLLLSIASHAAIAIDKARLIETAEQEQKKAEESERQYRLLAEVMPQLVWTSTPEGRVDWCNQRWYEATGLTAEETLGSGGLKAIHPDDRQRTRDRWRAAILTGTPHEVEFRLQSPFGGYRWYLSRGLPLKDASGRIIRWFGTCTDIDDRKRAEAEAREASRVKSEFVSNVSHELRTPLNAIIGYSSLLRDETFGALIDDQKQPVEGVLKNGKELLNLINNLLDLSKIESGKMPVDLEKIDLVPLLEEIVSGMQPLIDEKSLSVVYRMTPLPEIESDPNKLKQIFVNLISNAIKFTEKGEIILLATEKPEEEGIEIAVQDTGIGIPPDELARIFDAFHQADATSTRKFGGTGLGLAIVKELTGLLNGRIGVESELDKGATFTLFLPYRWKEDDKDPQKG from the coding sequence TTGTCGATTAAGAACTTAAACCCCTTATATAAAGTGAACTTAAAAAATCAACTTTATGGCGATCTAAAATCAAAAGAGCTCCCCTCTGATCGCGCGTTCCTTCCCGGGTGCGTCCTCTTTATTTCGCTCGCCTTGACCGGCCTGGCGACATGGTATGTCTTCTCGCTCGCGGAGACCAAAGACCGGGAGCGCTTCCAGAATATCGTTCAACGCTCCCAAAATGCCATCGCCGTCCGGATCGACACCTACATCTCCTCGCTTCGCGGGACGGCGGCGCTTTTCACCGCCACCGGCCGGACCGACCGGGAAACGTTTCACAGCTACATCTCCCGGCTCGAATTACAGAGCCACTATCCCGGCATCCAGGGGATCGGCTTCACAAAAAGGGTCCCGCCCGATCAGGTCGAAAAAACGGTCGCCGAAATCAGACAAGAGATCCCAAGCTTCAAAATCTGGCCGGAGAGCCCCCGCGACGAATACCACACCATTCTCTACCTGGAGCCGCAAGATCGCCGAAACCGGGCGGCGCTCGGTTATGACATGTTCACGGAACCGGTCCGCCGGGCCGCGATGGAGCGCGCCCGCGACACCGGCCTCGCCGCCACCTCCGGAAAAGTGACCCTGGTTCAGGAAATCGATTCCGAAAAACAGGCCGGCTTTTTGATCTATCTTCCGATCTATGAGCCGGGAGCCGCCCCGGAGACGATCAATCAACGGAGAGCGGCGCTGAACGGTTTTGTTTACAGCCCGTTTCGCGCCGGGGATCTGCTGGTCGGCATTTTCGGCGGGGAGACCCGCCCGCGGGTCGACTTCGAGGTCTTCGACGGTCCGGAGCCGCGCCCGGAAAACCGCCTCTACCGCTCCCGCGAAGCCGATCCGGACGAACGCCGCCCCCGCTACAGTACGACCACCCGCCTGAATGTGTGGGGACAGACCTGGACGCTGCTCTTTACGACGCGTCCTGCGTTCGACCTCGGCTCAAACAGAGGGGTGGCCCTCCCTATTTTCATCGTCGGATCGATCGTCAGCTTCACCCTCTTCGGCATCACCCGCTCTCAGGTGAAGGCGCGCGCGGCGGCCGATCGGAACGCAGCCGAATTGGAAACGCTGAACCGGGTGGCGATCAGTCTGTCGGCGGAGACGGATCTGCAAAAACTGGTTCAGATCGTCACCGACGCCGGAACCAAGCTCAGCGGGGCGGCGTTCGGCGCCTTCTTCTACAACCTCATCGACGTAAAGGGGGAGACATACACGCTCTACACCCTCTCCGGCGTCCCGCGAGAGGCCTTCGCCAAATTTCCGATGCCGCGAAACACCGCCGTCTTCGGCCCGACCTTTCGCGGCGAAGGGGTGGTTCGGCTCGACGATGTCACGAAAGACCCCCGCTACGGGAAGAATGCCCCTTACGCCGGCATGCCGGAAGGGCATCTGCCGGTCAAAAGTTATCTCGCCGTTCCGGTCCTCTCCCGTTCCGGGACCGTCCTCGGCGGCCTCTTCTTCGGGCACAGCGCCCCCGGCCGCTTTACGGAGAGACACGAACGTCTCCTTCTCAGCATCGCCTCCCATGCGGCGATCGCCATCGATAAGGCGCGGCTGATCGAAACGGCGGAGCAGGAGCAAAAGAAAGCGGAAGAGAGCGAGCGGCAATACCGGCTCCTGGCCGAGGTGATGCCACAACTGGTCTGGACCTCCACGCCGGAAGGGCGGGTCGATTGGTGCAATCAGAGATGGTACGAGGCGACCGGCTTGACGGCGGAAGAGACGCTCGGGTCGGGCGGGCTTAAAGCGATCCATCCCGACGACCGGCAGAGGACACGGGATCGATGGAGAGCGGCCATTCTGACCGGAACCCCCCATGAAGTCGAGTTCCGCCTTCAAAGCCCGTTCGGCGGATACCGATGGTATCTCTCCCGGGGGCTTCCATTAAAGGACGCGAGCGGCCGGATCATCCGATGGTTCGGCACCTGCACCGACATCGACGACCGGAAACGCGCCGAAGCCGAGGCGCGGGAAGCCAGCCGCGTCAAGTCGGAGTTTGTGTCGAACGTCTCGCATGAACTCCGAACCCCGCTGAACGCCATCATCGGTTATTCGAGCCTTCTGCGGGACGAAACGTTCGGCGCGCTCATCGATGATCAAAAACAGCCGGTGGAGGGGGTCCTTAAAAACGGGAAGGAGCTTCTTAATCTCATCAACAATCTTCTCGATCTGTCGAAAATCGAATCGGGAAAGATGCCGGTCGATCTAGAGAAGATCGACTTGGTCCCCCTGCTGGAGGAGATCGTCTCCGGGATGCAGCCGCTGATCGACGAAAAGTCGCTTTCAGTCGTATATCGGATGACGCCGCTTCCAGAGATCGAATCCGATCCGAATAAGCTGAAGCAGATCTTCGTCAACCTGATCTCGAATGCGATTAAATTCACCGAGAAGGGAGAGATCATCCTTCTGGCGACGGAGAAGCCGGAGGAGGAAGGGATCGAAATCGCCGTCCAGGATACCGGCATCGGCATTCCGCCGGACGAGCTCGCCAGGATCTTCGACGCCTTTCATCAGGCCGACGCGACCTCCACGCGAAAATTCGGGGGGACGGGGCTCGGATTGGCGATCGTGAAAGAATTGACCGGCCTGTTGAACGGCCGGATCGGCGTCGAAAGTGAATTGGACAAGGGAGCAACCTTTACCCTCTTTTTGCCTTATCGCTGGAAAGAGGACGACAAAGACCCACAGAAAGGATAA
- a CDS encoding cation:proton antiporter translates to MDGFSHATLTAMLALVGTVIIIAALLSGLIERSGLPQVAAFLGLGAVLGPGGLNLFDVRLGSPLLQIVATLSLVLVLFTDAVSLNLKEVRRHLNLVLLVLGPGTLLSAFLVAYAAWRLLDLPFAAAAILGAALASTDPVLLRGVLKGEFLPAPVRQALRLESGLNDAVLLPVVLIGMVFLGDRSLGASDWASFGLSLFLLGPVAGMAVGFLAVSALVMMRNRFGVRRDYESIYSLGVVFAAYAGAEAVHGSGFLAAFAAGMTIAALDVELCDCFLEYGETTAEMTLLFTFILFGTSLIWSGFTVLDGRILVFAALTILIRPVAFLSSLAGFRLAWKDRLTIAWFGPRGLSSLLLVLLPVFAGLPGSDRLFSITCAVVLLSIVLHGGSLMWLGKGARPSRAPQAAIEPMAPAPPPSAGLEEQPGRDLISIEEMRQIQEAGGPVVILDARTERSYQGNNENAAGTIRFLPEQAVGPQAKALGLPREALLIPFCACPNDQTSIRVAQELRQAGWPRARALEGGWEAWKKSGLPTVERK, encoded by the coding sequence GTGGATGGCTTCAGTCATGCGACGTTAACGGCGATGCTCGCCCTGGTGGGGACGGTGATCATCATCGCCGCGCTTCTCTCCGGGCTCATTGAGCGAAGCGGCCTTCCCCAGGTGGCCGCCTTTCTCGGCTTGGGGGCGGTGTTGGGGCCGGGCGGGTTGAATTTGTTCGACGTAAGATTAGGGTCCCCCCTTCTTCAGATCGTGGCGACCCTCAGCCTGGTTCTCGTTCTTTTTACCGATGCGGTCTCGCTGAACCTCAAAGAGGTCCGGCGCCATCTGAATTTGGTCCTGCTGGTGCTCGGTCCGGGGACGTTGCTCTCCGCCTTCCTCGTTGCCTATGCCGCCTGGCGGTTGCTCGATCTTCCCTTCGCTGCCGCCGCGATTCTGGGGGCCGCCCTGGCGTCGACTGATCCGGTGCTTCTGCGGGGGGTGCTCAAAGGGGAGTTTCTTCCCGCTCCGGTCCGCCAGGCGCTTCGCCTGGAGAGCGGGCTCAACGATGCGGTGCTCTTGCCGGTGGTGTTGATCGGCATGGTCTTTCTCGGCGATCGTTCTTTGGGCGCGTCCGATTGGGCGAGTTTCGGCCTCTCGCTTTTCTTGCTCGGTCCCGTCGCCGGGATGGCGGTCGGTTTTCTGGCGGTCAGCGCGTTGGTGATGATGCGGAACCGGTTCGGCGTCCGGCGCGACTACGAATCGATCTATTCGTTGGGGGTGGTTTTTGCGGCTTACGCCGGGGCCGAAGCGGTCCATGGAAGCGGATTTCTTGCGGCCTTCGCCGCCGGAATGACGATCGCGGCCCTGGACGTCGAGCTCTGCGACTGCTTTCTGGAATACGGGGAGACGACCGCCGAGATGACCCTCCTCTTTACCTTCATCCTCTTTGGAACCTCGCTGATTTGGAGCGGCTTTACCGTTCTTGATGGGCGAATCCTCGTCTTTGCCGCCCTGACGATTCTGATCCGGCCGGTCGCTTTCCTCTCCTCGCTCGCCGGCTTCCGATTGGCTTGGAAAGATCGCCTTACGATCGCCTGGTTCGGGCCGCGGGGGTTAAGCTCGCTTCTTCTTGTTCTGCTTCCGGTGTTTGCCGGTCTTCCAGGAAGCGATCGACTCTTTTCCATCACCTGCGCGGTGGTGCTGCTGTCGATCGTCCTGCACGGCGGCTCGTTGATGTGGCTTGGGAAGGGGGCGCGCCCGTCGCGTGCGCCTCAAGCGGCGATCGAACCGATGGCCCCCGCGCCCCCTCCTTCCGCGGGATTGGAAGAGCAACCTGGTCGGGATCTGATCTCGATCGAGGAGATGCGGCAGATTCAGGAGGCCGGAGGGCCGGTGGTCATCCTCGATGCCCGGACGGAACGATCCTATCAAGGGAACAATGAAAATGCGGCGGGGACGATCCGTTTTCTACCCGAACAAGCGGTGGGGCCGCAGGCCAAAGCGCTCGGTCTCCCGCGGGAAGCGTTGCTGATTCCGTTCTGCGCCTGCCCCAACGATCAAACCAGCATTCGTGTGGCGCAGGAGCTTCGGCAGGCGGGATGGCCCCGCGCCCGCGCCCTCGAAGGGGGATGGGAGGCCTGGAAGAAAAGCGGGCTTCCGACGGTGGAACGCAAGTGA